The Sus scrofa isolate TJ Tabasco breed Duroc chromosome X, Sscrofa11.1, whole genome shotgun sequence genome has a segment encoding these proteins:
- the DUSP9 gene encoding dual specificity protein phosphatase 9 isoform X2 — MHGRSPPDHAPAPETRSAGSREPMEGLGRSCLWLRRELSPPRPRLLLLDCRSRELYESARIGGALSVALPALLLRRLRRGSLSVRSLLPGPPLQPPPPAPVLLYDQGGGRHRRGEAEAEAEEWEAESVLGTLLQKLREEGYLAYYLQGGFSRFQAECPHLCETSLNSRGGPSAAPVPSPVVGLGGLCLGSDCSDGESEPDRDSMSCGLDSEGATPPPAGLLPSFPVQILPNLYLGSARDSANVESLAKLGIRYILNVTPNLPNLFEKNGDFHYKQIPISDHWSQNLSQFFPEAIAFIDEALSQNCGVLVHCLAGVSRSVTVTVAYLMQKLHLSLNDAYDLVKRKKSNISPNFNFMGQLLDFERSLRLEERRARARGSGGQESAASDPPSFFTTPTSDGVFELDAT; from the exons ATGCACGGCCGCTCGCCGCCGGATCACGCTCCAG CTCCTGAGACCCGATCTGCCGGGAGCCGGGAGCCCATGGAGGGTCTGGGCCGCTCCTGCCTGTGGCTGCGCCGGGAGCTGTCGCCCCCGCGGCCGCGGCTGCTGCTCCTGGACTGCCGCAGCCGGGAGCTGTACGAGTCGGCGCGCATCGGCGGGGCGCTGAGCGTGGCCTTGCCCGCGCTGCTCCTGCGCCGCCTGCGGCGGGGGAGCCTGTCGGTTCGCTCGCTGCTGCCCGGGCCCCCGCTGCagccgcccccgcccgccccagTGCTCCTGTACGACCAGGGCGGGGGCCGGCACAGGCGCGGGGAGGCAGAGGCCGAAGCCGAGGAATGGGAGGCCGAGTCAGTGCTGGGGACCCTGCTCCAGAAGCTGCGAGAGGAAGGCTACCTGGCGTACTACCTGCAGG GTGGCTTCAGCAGATTCCAGGCCGAATGCCCTCACCTGTGTGAGACCAGCCTCAACAGCCGTGGGGGCCCCAGTGCAGCCCCGGTGCCCAGCCCCGTGGTGGGGCTGGGTGGCCTGTGTCTGGGCTCCGACTGCTCCGATGGGGAATCTGAGCCCGACCGCGACTCCATGAGCTGCGGCCTGGATTCGGAGGGCGCCACGCCCCCCCCAGCAGGGCTGCTGCCGTCCTTCCCCGTCCAGATCCTGCCCAACCTGTACCTGGGCAGTGCCCGGGATTCAGCCAATGTGGAGAGCTTGGCCAAGCTCGGCATCCGCTACATCCTCAACGTCACCCCCAACCTCCCGAACCTCTTCGAGAAGAATGGTGACTTTCACTACAAGCAGATCCCCATCTCGGACCACTGGAGCCAGAACCTGTCCCAGTTCTTTCCTGAGGCCATCGCCTTCATCG acGAGGCCTTGTCCCAGAACTGCGGGGTGCTTGTTCACTGCCTGGCGGGCGTCAGCCGCTCCGTCACCGTCACCGTGGCCTACCTCATGCAGAAGCTCCACCTCTCACTCAACGACGCCTACGACCTGGTCAAGCGCAAGAAGTCCAACATCTCGCCCAACTTCAACTTCATGGGGCAGCTGCTGGACTTCGAGCGCAGCCTGCGGCTGGAGGAGCGGCGCGCCCGGGCGCGGGGCAGCGGGGGGCAGGAGTCGGCGGCGTCCGACCCGCCCTCCTTCTTCACCACCCCTACCAGCGACGGCGTCTTCGAGCTGGACGCCACCTAG
- the DUSP9 gene encoding dual specificity protein phosphatase 9 isoform X3, giving the protein MEGLGRSCLWLRRELSPPRPRLLLLDCRSRELYESARIGGALSVALPALLLRRLRRGSLSVRSLLPGPPLQPPPPAPVLLYDQGGGRHRRGEAEAEAEEWEAESVLGTLLQKLREEGYLAYYLQGGFSRFQAECPHLCETSLNSRGGPSAAPVPSPVVGLGGLCLGSDCSDGESEPDRDSMSCGLDSEGATPPPAGLLPSFPVQILPNLYLGSARDSANVESLAKLGIRYILNVTPNLPNLFEKNGDFHYKQIPISDHWSQNLSQFFPEAIAFIDEALSQNCGVLVHCLAGVSRSVTVTVAYLMQKLHLSLNDAYDLVKRKKSNISPNFNFMGQLLDFERSLRLEERRARARGSGGQESAASDPPSFFTTPTSDGVFELDAT; this is encoded by the exons ATGGAGGGTCTGGGCCGCTCCTGCCTGTGGCTGCGCCGGGAGCTGTCGCCCCCGCGGCCGCGGCTGCTGCTCCTGGACTGCCGCAGCCGGGAGCTGTACGAGTCGGCGCGCATCGGCGGGGCGCTGAGCGTGGCCTTGCCCGCGCTGCTCCTGCGCCGCCTGCGGCGGGGGAGCCTGTCGGTTCGCTCGCTGCTGCCCGGGCCCCCGCTGCagccgcccccgcccgccccagTGCTCCTGTACGACCAGGGCGGGGGCCGGCACAGGCGCGGGGAGGCAGAGGCCGAAGCCGAGGAATGGGAGGCCGAGTCAGTGCTGGGGACCCTGCTCCAGAAGCTGCGAGAGGAAGGCTACCTGGCGTACTACCTGCAGG GTGGCTTCAGCAGATTCCAGGCCGAATGCCCTCACCTGTGTGAGACCAGCCTCAACAGCCGTGGGGGCCCCAGTGCAGCCCCGGTGCCCAGCCCCGTGGTGGGGCTGGGTGGCCTGTGTCTGGGCTCCGACTGCTCCGATGGGGAATCTGAGCCCGACCGCGACTCCATGAGCTGCGGCCTGGATTCGGAGGGCGCCACGCCCCCCCCAGCAGGGCTGCTGCCGTCCTTCCCCGTCCAGATCCTGCCCAACCTGTACCTGGGCAGTGCCCGGGATTCAGCCAATGTGGAGAGCTTGGCCAAGCTCGGCATCCGCTACATCCTCAACGTCACCCCCAACCTCCCGAACCTCTTCGAGAAGAATGGTGACTTTCACTACAAGCAGATCCCCATCTCGGACCACTGGAGCCAGAACCTGTCCCAGTTCTTTCCTGAGGCCATCGCCTTCATCG acGAGGCCTTGTCCCAGAACTGCGGGGTGCTTGTTCACTGCCTGGCGGGCGTCAGCCGCTCCGTCACCGTCACCGTGGCCTACCTCATGCAGAAGCTCCACCTCTCACTCAACGACGCCTACGACCTGGTCAAGCGCAAGAAGTCCAACATCTCGCCCAACTTCAACTTCATGGGGCAGCTGCTGGACTTCGAGCGCAGCCTGCGGCTGGAGGAGCGGCGCGCCCGGGCGCGGGGCAGCGGGGGGCAGGAGTCGGCGGCGTCCGACCCGCCCTCCTTCTTCACCACCCCTACCAGCGACGGCGTCTTCGAGCTGGACGCCACCTAG
- the DUSP9 gene encoding dual specificity protein phosphatase 9 isoform X1: MWGKVAVALGPPGGARTGHGAWLWLWKGPLDAQLPSSAGPRSSAAPETRSAGSREPMEGLGRSCLWLRRELSPPRPRLLLLDCRSRELYESARIGGALSVALPALLLRRLRRGSLSVRSLLPGPPLQPPPPAPVLLYDQGGGRHRRGEAEAEAEEWEAESVLGTLLQKLREEGYLAYYLQGGFSRFQAECPHLCETSLNSRGGPSAAPVPSPVVGLGGLCLGSDCSDGESEPDRDSMSCGLDSEGATPPPAGLLPSFPVQILPNLYLGSARDSANVESLAKLGIRYILNVTPNLPNLFEKNGDFHYKQIPISDHWSQNLSQFFPEAIAFIDEALSQNCGVLVHCLAGVSRSVTVTVAYLMQKLHLSLNDAYDLVKRKKSNISPNFNFMGQLLDFERSLRLEERRARARGSGGQESAASDPPSFFTTPTSDGVFELDAT, encoded by the exons ATGTGGGGGAAGGTGGCTGTGGCCTTGGGCCCCCCAGGAGGAGCCAGGACGGGACACGGCGCTTGGCTCTGGCTCTGGAAGGGGCCGTTGGACGCCCAGCTGCCCTCTTCTGCGGGACCGAGGAGCAGCGCGG CTCCTGAGACCCGATCTGCCGGGAGCCGGGAGCCCATGGAGGGTCTGGGCCGCTCCTGCCTGTGGCTGCGCCGGGAGCTGTCGCCCCCGCGGCCGCGGCTGCTGCTCCTGGACTGCCGCAGCCGGGAGCTGTACGAGTCGGCGCGCATCGGCGGGGCGCTGAGCGTGGCCTTGCCCGCGCTGCTCCTGCGCCGCCTGCGGCGGGGGAGCCTGTCGGTTCGCTCGCTGCTGCCCGGGCCCCCGCTGCagccgcccccgcccgccccagTGCTCCTGTACGACCAGGGCGGGGGCCGGCACAGGCGCGGGGAGGCAGAGGCCGAAGCCGAGGAATGGGAGGCCGAGTCAGTGCTGGGGACCCTGCTCCAGAAGCTGCGAGAGGAAGGCTACCTGGCGTACTACCTGCAGG GTGGCTTCAGCAGATTCCAGGCCGAATGCCCTCACCTGTGTGAGACCAGCCTCAACAGCCGTGGGGGCCCCAGTGCAGCCCCGGTGCCCAGCCCCGTGGTGGGGCTGGGTGGCCTGTGTCTGGGCTCCGACTGCTCCGATGGGGAATCTGAGCCCGACCGCGACTCCATGAGCTGCGGCCTGGATTCGGAGGGCGCCACGCCCCCCCCAGCAGGGCTGCTGCCGTCCTTCCCCGTCCAGATCCTGCCCAACCTGTACCTGGGCAGTGCCCGGGATTCAGCCAATGTGGAGAGCTTGGCCAAGCTCGGCATCCGCTACATCCTCAACGTCACCCCCAACCTCCCGAACCTCTTCGAGAAGAATGGTGACTTTCACTACAAGCAGATCCCCATCTCGGACCACTGGAGCCAGAACCTGTCCCAGTTCTTTCCTGAGGCCATCGCCTTCATCG acGAGGCCTTGTCCCAGAACTGCGGGGTGCTTGTTCACTGCCTGGCGGGCGTCAGCCGCTCCGTCACCGTCACCGTGGCCTACCTCATGCAGAAGCTCCACCTCTCACTCAACGACGCCTACGACCTGGTCAAGCGCAAGAAGTCCAACATCTCGCCCAACTTCAACTTCATGGGGCAGCTGCTGGACTTCGAGCGCAGCCTGCGGCTGGAGGAGCGGCGCGCCCGGGCGCGGGGCAGCGGGGGGCAGGAGTCGGCGGCGTCCGACCCGCCCTCCTTCTTCACCACCCCTACCAGCGACGGCGTCTTCGAGCTGGACGCCACCTAG
- the PNCK gene encoding calcium/calmodulin-dependent protein kinase type 1B (The RefSeq protein has 2 substitutions, 1 frameshift compared to this genomic sequence) yields MLLLKEQTEDISSVYEIREKLGSGAFSEVVLAQERGSSHLVALKCIPKKALRGKEALVENEIAVLRRVSHPNIVALEDVHESPSHLYLAMELVTGGELFDRIMERGSYTEKDASHLVGQVLGAVSYLHSLGIVHRDLKPENLLYATPFEDSKIMVSDFGLSKIQAGNMLGTACGTPGYVAPELLEQKPYGKAVDVWALXVISYILLCGYPPFYDESDPELFSQILRASYEFDSPFWDDISESAKDFIRHLLERDPQKRFTCQQALQHLWISGDAAFDKDILGSVSEQIQKNFARNHWKRAFNATSFLRHIRKLGQSPEGEEASGRRMASHSHPGLQTGQLSKW; encoded by the exons atGCTGCTGCTCAAGAAACAGACGGAGGACATCAGCAGCGTCTACGAGATCCGGGAGAAGCTCGGCTC GGGCGCTTTCTCAGAGGTGGTGCTGGCGCAGGAGCGGGGCTCTTCGCACCTTGTCGCCCTCAAGTGCATCCCCAAGAAGGCCCTTCGAGGCAAGGAGGCCCTGGTGGAGAACGAGATCGCGGTGCTCCGCAG GGTCAGCCACCCCAACATCGTGGCTCTGGAGGATGTCCACGAGAGCCCTTCCCACCTCTACCTGGCCATGGAGCT GGTGACCGGGGGCGAGCTGTTTGATCGCATCATGGAGCGCGGCTCCTACACAGAGAAGGACGCCAGCCACCTGGTGGGCCAGGTCCTCGGCGCTGTCTCCTACCTGCACAGCCTGGGCATCGTGCACCGAGACCTCAAG CCTGAAAACCTCCTCTATGCCACGCCCTTCGAGGACTCCAAGATCATGGTCTCTGACTTTGGCCTCTCCAAAATCCAGGCTGGCAACATGCTGGGCACCGCCTGTGGGACCCCGGGATACGTGG CCCCGGAGCTCTTGGAGCAGAAACCCTACGGGAAGGCCGTAGACGTGTGGGCCCTGGGTGTCATCTCCTACATCCT GCTGTGTGGGTACCCCCCCTTCTACGACGAGAGCGATCCTGAGCTCTTCAGCCAGATCCTGAGGGCCAGCTACGAGTTCGACTCTCCCTTTTGGGATGACATCTCCGAATCAG CCAAAGACTTCATCCGGCACCTTCTGGAGCGAGACCCCCAGAAGAGGTTCACCTGCCAGCAGGCCTTACAGCATCTCTG GATCTCCGGGGACGCGGCCTTTGACAAGGACATCTTGGGCTCAGTCAGTGAGCAGATCCAG AATTTCGCCCGAAACCACTGGAAG CGAGCATTCAATGCCACCTCCTTCCTGCGCCACATCCGCAAGCTGGGGCAGAGCCCAGAGGGTGAGGAGGCCTCGGGGCGGAGGAtggccagccacagccaccccggCCTCCAGACTGGCCAGCTCTCTAAGTGGTGA